Proteins from a genomic interval of Symmachiella macrocystis:
- the yegS gene encoding lipid kinase YegS, whose amino-acid sequence MNTIAPTGRTLRLILNGKSAGSSIIREAIHAVRKSGHQLEVRVTWEGGDAGRLAREAVHDSVDVVIAGGGDGTVNEVANGLLQSEGTLTSAMAVLPLGTANDFASGCGIPTDNPEAALLLAAEGDIHNIDVGQMNGRIFVNVASGGFGAEVTANTPVEMKNLLGGGAYSLMGLVTALKMHPYRGKVISPDREDEGTLIMIAVGNGSQAGGGYQVAPNALLDDGFLDVMAVHDVEVGELGTLFKEIMNPQRVDNRYVYYGQIASFQIEMLDELQFNLDGEPVRGKSFQFDVLPRALPFVLPKGAPIIGDA is encoded by the coding sequence ATGAATACGATAGCGCCAACAGGGCGAACATTGCGGTTGATCTTGAACGGCAAATCCGCAGGAAGCTCAATTATTCGTGAGGCAATTCACGCCGTACGAAAAAGTGGGCACCAGCTTGAGGTCCGCGTCACCTGGGAAGGTGGAGATGCGGGCCGGCTTGCTCGTGAAGCAGTTCACGATTCTGTTGATGTCGTTATTGCTGGCGGAGGCGATGGAACGGTCAATGAAGTTGCAAACGGCCTGCTGCAATCTGAGGGAACGTTGACCAGCGCCATGGCCGTGCTTCCGCTCGGCACAGCCAATGATTTTGCCAGCGGTTGCGGGATTCCTACGGATAATCCCGAGGCAGCACTGCTGCTGGCGGCCGAAGGCGACATCCACAACATCGATGTTGGTCAAATGAATGGCCGTATCTTCGTGAATGTGGCCAGCGGTGGGTTTGGCGCAGAAGTGACGGCCAATACACCGGTTGAGATGAAAAATCTCCTAGGTGGCGGTGCCTATTCATTGATGGGATTGGTAACCGCTTTAAAAATGCATCCGTATCGCGGCAAAGTCATTTCGCCGGATCGCGAAGACGAAGGGACTTTAATCATGATCGCAGTTGGAAACGGAAGTCAGGCGGGCGGCGGATACCAAGTTGCACCAAACGCTTTACTTGATGACGGTTTCCTCGACGTGATGGCAGTGCACGATGTCGAAGTAGGCGAACTCGGAACGCTCTTCAAAGAAATCATGAATCCGCAGCGGGTCGATAACCGCTATGTCTACTATGGTCAAATCGCATCATTCCAGATCGAAATGCTCGACGAACTCCAATTCAATCTCGATGGAGAGCCAGTGCGAGGCAAATCTTTTCAGTTCGACGTTTTGCCGCGGGCTTTACCGTTTGTATTGCCGAAGGGTGCCCCAATTATTGGAGACGCCTGA